The region AATCAAATGGCATTGGAAAATTTAAAAAACCTGGAAGAACACGACTATACGAAAAGCTATTATAGATAACGATGATTAAGCTTCAGTACCAATCTGCAGCCGCTACAGAAACAGAAAAAAGAGTCTCACACAGTATATTTGTGAGGCTCTTTTTTCCTTACACGGTTGGAACGCGTAAATTTTTCTTTTTTTTCGGTGGCTTTCCGTATATTTTTGTTGTTATCTTAGGTGCGTAGTTAAACAAGAGCATTCCAAGAAATGCTGTAATAATAATGTATATACCGCCAAAAATCTTGATTGATCCGGCAGCGATTCCGGCAATGACAACGGAAAACTCACCTCGTGCACACAGGGAAAGCCCAGCCCTTAATGCAACCCGTTTTGGAAGACCATAAAGTTTTCCGCCAATAATACCGACCAATATCTTTGCAATAAATGACCAGGCAACAAGTGCAATTAACATGCCTATAAATGGAACACCTTCCCCCAATTCAATGGTTGTCCCGAAATAGACAAAAAATGTTGGCAGCATTAGGTCCCGGACCGGTGTAACGGTTCCTTCAACCTGCTCAATTTTACCGATTTCCGCAAGCATAACACCTGCCAGAAACGCACCTAGTACTTCGGATAATCCCAAATAAACAGCAAATCCGCCAAAGGTTACCGCAATTCCCACCAACAGAACAATTTTAAAATCTTCATCATCGATTCGCAGCAGAAATTTTTCCACATGTTTAAACACTGTTTTACCAAGAATAATTGCAAGAAGTGCCAGTCCGATTATTTTACCTACCAATAACAGCATATCCATGCTGGTAAACTGGTCGCCGCTGCTCAATGCAATAATAATAGCGATCAAAATGGGAGCAACAAGATCCTCAAAAACCAATATGCCTAACACATATTCCGTTTCAGCATTTGCCATCCTTCCTTTATCATCAAGAAGTTTGGCTGTTATCGTTGAACTGGTCGCATACGCAATACTCCCTATGACAAACGCATCGAACCAAGCCATTCCGAACAGTACAGCAATGAAAATCGAAACAAATAAACACAGAATCACATCGATTAAGCCGGAGCTCCAAATCTTTTTGGCCATTCCGCCCAATCGTTCCATATTAAATTCAAGCCCCAGTAAAAAGAACAACAACACAATAGCTATTTCACTTGAAAAATGCAGGATTTCATTTTCGTGCAGTAAACCTGCTATCGAAATCCCAAATAGAATATAAAGAATAACATTCGGAAACCTGGTACGGAATCCGATGTATCCCAATATAAAAATACCTAATAAAACTAAGCCGGCACCCAGCAACGCAGGGACATCATTCCACAAACAGCATCATTCCTCACCCTTACAGAGTTTGGACAATGTGGAGATTTGTTCTTCTTTTCCTACAGACATGAGAACATCTCCTGGTTTCAATGTGGTGTCGGCTTCTGGTATTGCGATAACATCTTCACCATGGACAATTCCAATAATTGTTGCACCCGTTTGATTCCTTACATCGGACTCCTCGATCGTTTTATTCGCAAGAACCGACTTTTCATCGAGTGTAATATAATCAATAATAATCTGCCGCTTAAACATACGCATTTTATCAATTCCAACCGGCTGATATGTGGCTCCAAGCAATTGGGCTGCAATTTCTCTCGTTTCATCTGGCGTTAAATCCATTGCAAAATCAGCTTCATCATTTTCCGCATCATCAAAGAAATAAAGCTCTCTTTTGCCGGTATGATGAACGATGATAACTAACATATCATCTTCAGCAGTTTTCAATGAAATTTTTTGACCAATCCCCGGTAACTGGGATACAGAAATATTCATTCTTGTCACCTCTTTATTGTCTGTTTTCCATATGCATTAACAGAAAAACCCGGCATTCGTTTCGATCGCAGTGAGTGCCAACGTTTTTCTGATAAAACATTAGAAAAACTCAGTATTCACCCCGTCTTACAGCGAGTGCTGAAGTTTTTCCCATAAGGTCTGTCATCATTTATATTTTCTATCTTATTAAAAATAAAAAACCTAGAGGCATTATCTCTAGGCTAATTTCTTTATTCTCCCAGATGCTCTTTCATGACTTCTGTTACGCCTTTGATTGCTTCTTCCTCATCACCGCCGGTTGCGGTAATTTTCACTTCAGCATCTTTTGGAATTCCAAGCGACATAACACCCATGATTGATTTCAGGTTGACGCTTTTCTCTTTATAGGAAATTTCAATTTCTGATTCAAATTGTCCCGCTTTATTCACCAGTAATGTAGCCGGGCGTGCGTGAACCCCGGTATCCGCTGTGATTTTATACGTTTGTTCCTGCATATTATTCATCCTTCCACCTGTATGTTCATTTATGTAGATTTATAATCTGCACTAAGTTTATTATAAACAATAACTGCTTATTTGGAAACCCAAAAGTTAATCATTCCGTTTATCTATTTTACACCACTTATTTGTTTTTAAACACGCAATGTGATACCGTTACCTTGAATAATACCGAATCTTAGGAGGTTCATGAAAATGAGTGTTCATATAGGGGCTAAAAAAGGTGACATTGCCGATAAAATTCTTCTGCCGGGTGATCCTCTAAGGGCGAAATTCATCGCGGAAACATTTTTGGAAGATGTAAGCCAATACAATAAAGTACGCGGCATGTACGGATACACAGGTACATACAAAGGTGAACGCATCTCCGTCCAGGGAACCGGGATGGGTGTTCCATCCATTTCCATTTATGTTAATGAACTGATTCAAAGTTATGATGTACAAAAATTATTGCGAGTAGGAACGTGTGGAGCTATCCAAAAAGATGTCAAAGTACGTGACGTCATTCTTGCCCAGGGTGCTACAACTGATTCCAAAATGAATCAAATGATTTTTGACGGTATTGACTATGCACCAATTGCCGATTTTGACCTGCTGAAAAATGCCTATGACACCGGGGTTGAAAAAGGCATGAACTTACGAGTCGGCAACGTTTTCACAAGTGATACATTCTATCGTGATAATGCACAGGAAATCAATGAGCTGCTTGCCAAATATAAAGTGCTGGCAATTGAGATGGAAACAACTGCACTTTACACACTTGCCGCAAAATTTGATCGCCAGGCATTGTCCGTACTGACCGTGTCCGATCATATCCTTACCGGTGAGGAAACAACATCAGAAGAGCGTCAAACAACATTTAACGAAATGATGGAAATTGCTCTGGATGCGGCAATCAAATAATCGGACTGACAGGCACTTTCAAATTTTGGAAGCGCCTGTCTTTTCTTTTTATTGTTTACCATATTAATAATAAGTTGACAATATTCTGCTGTTCCATTTATGATTATAGATGGAAGGGAGAGAACGTCATGAATGATTTAAAAGCAACTGACCTTACTTTTGGTGCAGTCTTTGTTTGCCTGATGACAGTTGGGGCTAATATCGCAGTCTGGTTTCCAATGCTGGCTATCCCCATTGGCGGCGCATCCGTCCCGATTTCACTGCAAACTTTTTTTGCCATACTTGCTGGACTGATGCTCGGAAGGAAGCTTGGAAGCATTTCGATGATTACGTACATACTAGTTGGTGTTGCTGGTGTTCCAGTTTTTGCAAACATGTCTGCTGGACCAATGGCACTTGTTTCACCAACCGGCGGATTTATTTTCTCATTTGTATTCATTGCATTTTTTTCAGGAATGATTGCGGAAATGGGCAAGAAGCCCTCCATTCCAGTGTATACCGCTGCAGCGCTGACAGGTCTGATTTTCAATTATGGAATCGGTGTCACGTATATGTATATTGCCATGAATACGTGGCTTGAGCTGCAGGTAAGCTATCAGGCAGCATGGATTGGAATGATACCATTTCTGATTAAAGATACGGCCCTCGCTGTTCTGGCAGCTGTTTTCATGATCAACCTCGCAAAAAGGGTTCCTGCACGATGGACCTCAACAGCAAAAGCATCATGAAAAAAGTGAACCAACCGATCGATAAGCAATTCAAAGGCATTCCGATACAGGGATGCCTTTTTCGCGTGATAAACGAAGGCCATTGTGATAAAATTGCATATCATACAGCACGATAAGTATTTTAAATTTATCCATGAAAAACAACAGAAAGGATGTTCATGATTCATGGAGCTCATTGCAAATTTCCCATTATTGGCAGCATTATCAGCAATTATTTTTGCCCAGGTTGTTAAAATCCCAATACGGCTTGCAGTTACAGGCGAATTCAAACCGGGTCTCGCCTTCAGTACTGGTGGTATGCCGAGCAGTCATTCTGCGGCAGTTGCTGCATTGACAACCGGAGTTGGAATCATCGAAGGCGTTGCATCAACTATTTTTGCCGTTGCAACGGTTTTCAGCATCATCATTATGTTTGATGCATCCGGTGTCCGCAGGCAAGCTGGTGAACAGGCTGTCGTTCTGAACAGGCTTGTTAACGATTTTCAATACTTTGTTGATGGTGCCAAGGACTGGAATCAAAAAGAGGAATATCAAAAACGCAAAGAGTTGAAGGAACTGCTGGGCCACCAGCCGATCGAAGTGTTTTTCGGGGGTCTGTCAGGAATCACCATCGCCTTTTTGCTTTATCAGCTATACTAAAAACAGGCGTCCCATAAATTCTGGAACGCCTGTTTTGATCAGCTCTTATTTATTTGGTTGCGAAATACCTGCAATGCATGGTTTTCATTCATTTTTTTCAGTTCTTCAGCCGTTAAAGAACCATCACCACGTTCGATGATATATACTTCAACCTTTTTCTTGCCCCATTGCGAATAAACATCTTCCACCGTTTCATAATACAAATCAATTTCATTCCCATTAATCGCTCCGCCTTTATCGGCGACTACACCATAACCGTAGCCCGGAATAAACATAACCGTTCCAATCGGATACACATCCAGATCCGCTGCAATAGTAGAGTACAAGTCTCTTTTGACCTTAATACCGGAATAAGTAATCCCATATAATGGATGCTCCGATGTTTTTCCGGTTGATTCATAACCTGCCGTGTAACCGGTAGCAATCACCGTATTACTTGGATATTGCTTATAATCCACAGCGTCAGCCAAAGTTTGCGGACCTTCAACCCGTTCGCTTGAGATATACCTTTTATCCGGCTGTACAACATTAAGTTCTTTCTTTTTCACCGCAGTATGCCTTTGATCCTTTGAATGATTATCGGCCACCACATTATCGTTCACGATCCGGGCATAAGCATCGGTAAACAATCCATTT is a window of Virgibacillus ihumii DNA encoding:
- a CDS encoding cation:proton antiporter; this encodes MWNDVPALLGAGLVLLGIFILGYIGFRTRFPNVILYILFGISIAGLLHENEILHFSSEIAIVLLFFLLGLEFNMERLGGMAKKIWSSGLIDVILCLFVSIFIAVLFGMAWFDAFVIGSIAYATSSTITAKLLDDKGRMANAETEYVLGILVFEDLVAPILIAIIIALSSGDQFTSMDMLLLVGKIIGLALLAIILGKTVFKHVEKFLLRIDDEDFKIVLLVGIAVTFGGFAVYLGLSEVLGAFLAGVMLAEIGKIEQVEGTVTPVRDLMLPTFFVYFGTTIELGEGVPFIGMLIALVAWSFIAKILVGIIGGKLYGLPKRVALRAGLSLCARGEFSVVIAGIAAGSIKIFGGIYIIITAFLGMLLFNYAPKITTKIYGKPPKKKKNLRVPTV
- a CDS encoding cation:proton antiporter regulatory subunit, which gives rise to MNISVSQLPGIGQKISLKTAEDDMLVIIVHHTGKRELYFFDDAENDEADFAMDLTPDETREIAAQLLGATYQPVGIDKMRMFKRQIIIDYITLDEKSVLANKTIEESDVRNQTGATIIGIVHGEDVIAIPEADTTLKPGDVLMSVGKEEQISTLSKLCKGEE
- a CDS encoding phosphocarrier protein HPr, with translation MQEQTYKITADTGVHARPATLLVNKAGQFESEIEISYKEKSVNLKSIMGVMSLGIPKDAEVKITATGGDEEEAIKGVTEVMKEHLGE
- the deoD gene encoding purine-nucleoside phosphorylase: MSVHIGAKKGDIADKILLPGDPLRAKFIAETFLEDVSQYNKVRGMYGYTGTYKGERISVQGTGMGVPSISIYVNELIQSYDVQKLLRVGTCGAIQKDVKVRDVILAQGATTDSKMNQMIFDGIDYAPIADFDLLKNAYDTGVEKGMNLRVGNVFTSDTFYRDNAQEINELLAKYKVLAIEMETTALYTLAAKFDRQALSVLTVSDHILTGEETTSEERQTTFNEMMEIALDAAIK
- a CDS encoding biotin transporter BioY, yielding MNDLKATDLTFGAVFVCLMTVGANIAVWFPMLAIPIGGASVPISLQTFFAILAGLMLGRKLGSISMITYILVGVAGVPVFANMSAGPMALVSPTGGFIFSFVFIAFFSGMIAEMGKKPSIPVYTAAALTGLIFNYGIGVTYMYIAMNTWLELQVSYQAAWIGMIPFLIKDTALAVLAAVFMINLAKRVPARWTSTAKAS
- a CDS encoding divergent PAP2 family protein, which gives rise to MELIANFPLLAALSAIIFAQVVKIPIRLAVTGEFKPGLAFSTGGMPSSHSAAVAALTTGVGIIEGVASTIFAVATVFSIIIMFDASGVRRQAGEQAVVLNRLVNDFQYFVDGAKDWNQKEEYQKRKELKELLGHQPIEVFFGGLSGITIAFLLYQLY
- a CDS encoding 3D domain-containing protein; the protein is MLSLKNLKFIRNAGIFLLSLAVIWTAGSALSNGLFTDAYARIVNDNVVADNHSKDQRHTAVKKKELNVVQPDKRYISSERVEGPQTLADAVDYKQYPSNTVIATGYTAGYESTGKTSEHPLYGITYSGIKVKRDLYSTIAADLDVYPIGTVMFIPGYGYGVVADKGGAINGNEIDLYYETVEDVYSQWGKKKVEVYIIERGDGSLTAEELKKMNENHALQVFRNQINKS